A genomic window from Candidatus Liberibacter americanus str. Sao Paulo includes:
- the lysA gene encoding diaminopimelate decarboxylase: protein MSYFEHCEETLHAEGVSIKKIAQTVKTPFYCYSTAAIEDNYHAFSRAFAGIDVMICYALKANSNQAVIKTITRLGAGLDIVSEGELYRALSANVPGDKIVFSGVGKTVDEIDLAIKSRIYCFNVESESELITISQRAVSLGETASISFRVNPDVNANTHQKISTGKKDDKFGIPLTQIRSLCRYAKTLAGIKLSGIDMHIGSQINQIEAFDKAFKLLRELIQQLISDGHNIKHIDVGGGLGVPYYDSRPSPPSTYDYSQLIRKYFDDLKCKIILEPGRFLVANAGILVTQVISIKNAENKTFIILDTAMNDLIRPTLYSAYHEIKSVVMPDDSCLQVKADLVGPICETGDFLALDRIIPLPKPRDLLYINTAGAYGAVQSGTYNSRLLIPEVLVKGHEFHIVRPRKSFKELINLDSIPKWLK, encoded by the coding sequence ATGAGTTATTTTGAACATTGTGAAGAGACTCTGCATGCGGAAGGAGTTTCTATTAAAAAAATTGCTCAAACAGTTAAAACACCTTTCTACTGCTATTCTACAGCTGCGATAGAAGATAATTATCATGCTTTCTCCCGTGCTTTTGCTGGAATTGATGTAATGATTTGCTATGCTTTAAAGGCGAATTCTAATCAGGCAGTAATCAAAACAATAACACGTTTAGGCGCAGGATTAGATATTGTGTCTGAGGGTGAATTATATCGTGCTTTATCCGCAAACGTCCCAGGAGATAAAATTGTTTTTTCAGGAGTCGGCAAAACAGTTGATGAAATTGATTTAGCTATTAAATCAAGAATATATTGCTTTAATGTTGAATCAGAATCAGAGCTAATTACTATTAGTCAACGTGCTGTATCCTTAGGGGAAACAGCTTCAATTTCTTTTCGAGTTAATCCTGATGTAAATGCTAATACGCATCAAAAAATATCTACTGGGAAAAAGGATGATAAGTTCGGAATACCCTTAACACAAATACGTTCTCTTTGCCGCTATGCCAAAACTCTAGCAGGAATAAAGCTGTCCGGTATTGATATGCATATAGGAAGCCAGATCAATCAAATAGAAGCTTTTGATAAAGCATTTAAATTATTACGAGAACTAATACAGCAACTAATTTCTGATGGACATAATATAAAACATATAGATGTTGGAGGAGGATTAGGGGTTCCTTATTACGATAGCAGGCCATCTCCTCCTTCCACTTATGATTATTCACAACTTATTAGAAAATATTTCGATGATCTAAAATGTAAAATTATTTTAGAACCAGGGAGATTTTTAGTAGCTAATGCCGGTATATTAGTAACACAGGTAATATCTATAAAAAATGCTGAAAATAAAACTTTTATTATATTAGACACAGCTATGAATGATTTAATTAGGCCTACACTTTATAGCGCTTATCATGAAATAAAATCTGTTGTGATGCCAGATGATAGTTGTTTACAAGTAAAAGCCGATTTAGTAGGGCCAATATGCGAGACCGGTGACTTCCTAGCCTTGGATCGCATTATCCCTCTACCTAAGCCAAGAGATCTTCTATATATCAATACAGCTGGAGCATATGGAGCTGTGCAATCAGGAACTTATAATTCCAGATTATTAATTCCAGAAGTTTTGGTAAAAGGCCATGAATTTCATATTGTGCGCCCTCGTAAAAGCTTTAAAGAACTTATAAATCTTGATTCTATCCCAAAATGGTTAAAATAG
- the argH gene encoding argininosuccinate lyase, with protein MWGGRFSTSPSSIMDKINVSIDFDKKLFEQDILGSKVHASMLAKQGIIYQEDYIKIIDGLNTIHKEIIKGSFEFSRELEDIHMNIEARLSALIGSAAGKLHTARSRNDQVALDLRLWVKERTIKITDNLIKLLLALIDRAEEHFDTIMPGFTHLQTAQPVTFGHHCMAYVEMFGRDISRFLDSIERLNECPLGVAALSGTSFPIDRHLTAKELGFREPTRNSIDTVSDRDFILECLSNSSICAMHMSRLAEEMIIWSTPQFDFIRLSDAFTTGSSIMPQKRNPDGAELVRAKTGRINGALISILTVMKGLPLAYSKDMQEDKEMIFDSIETLEVITLAMTAMIGDINVNKNSMRNAAVSSYSTATDLADWLVKNTDMPFRDAHHITGLAVSLAEDNKCELAELPLEMLQEISPVFTSDIYNILQVENSVLSRNSFGGTSPEEVNKQILYWRNHINSIYEKVKTYDIQSCY; from the coding sequence ATGTGGGGAGGCAGATTTTCTACTAGTCCAAGCTCGATAATGGATAAAATAAATGTTTCAATTGATTTTGACAAAAAACTTTTTGAACAAGATATACTAGGATCTAAAGTTCACGCATCCATGCTGGCTAAACAAGGGATTATATACCAAGAAGACTATATCAAGATAATAGATGGATTGAATACAATTCATAAAGAAATAATCAAAGGTTCATTTGAATTTTCACGGGAGCTTGAAGATATTCATATGAATATTGAAGCAAGACTTAGTGCTTTAATTGGATCTGCAGCTGGAAAGCTTCATACAGCACGTTCGCGCAATGACCAAGTAGCCTTAGATTTACGCCTATGGGTTAAAGAACGAACTATAAAAATAACAGATAATTTAATAAAACTACTATTAGCTCTCATTGACAGAGCAGAAGAACATTTTGACACTATAATGCCAGGATTTACCCATTTACAAACAGCACAACCTGTTACTTTTGGACATCATTGTATGGCATATGTGGAAATGTTCGGACGCGATATTTCTCGATTTCTTGATTCCATTGAGCGTCTTAATGAATGCCCTCTAGGAGTTGCGGCATTGTCTGGAACTAGTTTCCCCATAGATCGTCACTTGACAGCAAAAGAATTAGGTTTTAGAGAACCAACTAGAAACTCTATCGATACAGTCTCAGATAGAGATTTTATATTAGAATGTTTATCTAATTCATCCATTTGTGCTATGCATATGTCAAGATTAGCCGAAGAGATGATTATTTGGTCTACACCACAATTTGATTTCATTCGATTGTCGGATGCTTTTACGACCGGCTCATCAATCATGCCACAAAAAAGAAATCCTGATGGAGCAGAATTAGTACGTGCCAAAACAGGTCGAATAAACGGAGCTTTAATATCTATCTTAACAGTTATGAAAGGATTGCCACTAGCGTATTCTAAAGATATGCAAGAAGACAAAGAGATGATTTTCGATTCTATAGAAACCTTAGAAGTAATTACCTTAGCTATGACTGCAATGATAGGCGATATAAATGTAAACAAAAATAGCATGCGAAATGCTGCTGTTTCAAGCTATTCTACTGCCACAGATTTAGCAGATTGGCTAGTAAAAAACACTGATATGCCTTTTCGAGATGCTCATCATATAACGGGACTTGCCGTATCTTTAGCAGAAGACAATAAATGTGAACTTGCAGAACTTCCCCTAGAAATGCTACAGGAAATAAGTCCTGTATTTACTTCTGATATTTATAATATCCTTCAAGTTGAAAACTCTGTGTTAAGTCGAAACAGCTTTGGAGGAACATCTCCTGAAGAAGTAAATAAGCAAATTTTATATTGGCGTAATCATATCAACAGTATATATGAAAAAGTAAAAACATATGATATTCAATCATGTTATTAA
- a CDS encoding electron transfer flavoprotein subunit alpha/FixB family protein: protein MPILILADYNQDNLSEHTSRVITAAKQIDQDIHVLVIGENIEGIARQASKINGVTKVLIAENAIFRNKIASILSDFIVSIAKDYRTIMTSSNAIGKDVLPRVAAMLDCMQVSEIIEVVSHNIFKRLIHAGNVIQTVQTTDPCQIITVRTTAFPPSPQKKLPAHIKKISTENMDINITNVRFIKEEKTTDEGIDLASAKVVISGGKAFGSKENFQSIIFPLAKKLGAAIGATRDAVDAGFAPNDWQIGQTGNTISPELYIAAGISGAIQHISGMKESKIIVSINQDELAPIFNISDYFIVGDIFEILPEIEKNI from the coding sequence ATGCCCATACTTATTCTAGCAGATTATAATCAAGATAATTTATCAGAACATACATCAAGAGTCATAACTGCTGCAAAGCAAATTGATCAAGATATACACGTTCTAGTAATTGGAGAAAATATCGAAGGAATTGCACGACAAGCATCTAAAATCAATGGAGTTACGAAGGTTTTAATCGCAGAAAATGCTATTTTTAGAAATAAAATTGCCAGCATTTTAAGTGATTTCATAGTATCTATCGCAAAAGATTATAGAACGATAATGACTTCATCTAATGCGATAGGAAAAGATGTATTGCCAAGAGTTGCAGCAATGTTAGATTGCATGCAAGTATCTGAAATTATTGAGGTCGTATCTCACAATATTTTTAAAAGACTAATACACGCAGGTAATGTGATACAAACCGTGCAAACAACAGATCCTTGTCAAATTATAACGGTTAGAACAACAGCTTTTCCACCTTCTCCTCAAAAGAAATTGCCAGCCCATATAAAAAAAATATCTACAGAAAATATGGATATTAATATCACAAATGTACGCTTTATTAAAGAAGAAAAAACTACAGATGAAGGAATAGATCTTGCTTCCGCAAAAGTTGTAATATCTGGAGGAAAAGCATTTGGATCAAAAGAAAATTTCCAATCAATTATTTTCCCCTTAGCAAAAAAACTTGGAGCAGCTATCGGAGCTACCAGAGATGCAGTAGATGCAGGTTTTGCTCCTAATGATTGGCAAATAGGACAAACAGGCAATACAATATCTCCAGAACTTTATATCGCAGCTGGAATATCAGGTGCAATACAGCATATATCAGGAATGAAAGAATCGAAAATTATCGTGTCAATCAATCAAGACGAACTTGCACCTATCTTTAATATTTCCGACTATTTCATAGTTGGAGATATCTTTGAAATTTTGCCAGAAATTGAAAAAAATATATAA
- a CDS encoding electron transfer flavoprotein subunit beta/FixA family protein: protein MKVLVPIKGVIDYNANIRVKVDGSGIEKDNLKTLTNPFDEVAIEEALRLKEKVIADEVIAVSIGACKTEEILKNALAMGADRAIFIESKEILEPLSVAKLLREIVNQEKPKIVITGKKTTDYESNQTGQMLAALMKWPQATFASSIEIDKYNATIIREMGYGIETIEVTLPAVITVDLNLNDPRYISLSNMMKSRKKIIEKKIDSDFLIDLKPHLKTLNFEENKIKRSGIRLNSALELIEILKNKHGLL, encoded by the coding sequence ATGAAAGTACTAGTACCCATTAAGGGGGTAATAGACTATAACGCTAATATACGCGTAAAAGTCGACGGATCCGGAATTGAAAAAGATAACTTAAAAACATTGACAAATCCTTTCGATGAAGTTGCTATTGAAGAAGCATTGCGGCTAAAAGAAAAAGTAATAGCAGATGAAGTAATAGCTGTTTCTATAGGAGCTTGCAAAACAGAAGAAATTCTCAAAAATGCACTAGCCATGGGTGCAGATAGGGCTATTTTTATTGAAAGCAAAGAAATATTAGAACCCTTATCAGTAGCAAAACTTTTAAGAGAAATAGTAAACCAAGAAAAACCAAAAATAGTTATAACCGGAAAAAAAACTACTGACTATGAATCAAATCAAACAGGACAAATGCTGGCGGCATTGATGAAATGGCCTCAAGCAACATTCGCTTCTAGTATAGAAATTGATAAATATAACGCAACTATTATCCGCGAGATGGGATACGGAATAGAAACAATAGAAGTTACTTTGCCTGCAGTTATAACAGTTGACCTAAATCTAAATGATCCTAGGTATATATCGCTATCAAATATGATGAAATCTCGAAAAAAAATCATTGAAAAAAAAATAGATTCTGATTTTTTGATTGATTTGAAACCTCATCTAAAAACTCTCAATTTTGAAGAAAATAAAATCAAAAGATCGGGAATAAGGTTGAATTCCGCATTAGAACTAATTGAAATATTAAAAAATAAACATGGCCTACTATAA
- a CDS encoding YihY/virulence factor BrkB family protein produces MLRYFCIIYDIVFDAIEHFMEEDGWAMASHISLSTLLSIFPFIFFGANLAGFLGAHQFVATVMDVLFSTWPEVIAKPITDEILQVLSMPKKGLFTISALVSAYFSSNGIEALRVSLNRAYRVVELRSWYVTRLISLGYVLLSAFILTIVSFVFVNIPLALAYVKEFSPSFGNFLLIIWNGRVYGTIFVIFLGLIFVHLFLPAGNRMIYSILPGIIFTWISWLVGAFLFAHYIIAFSNYSAIYAGLASITIFLVFLYILGVIFIFGAELNASIMINYWRKNYDYDDI; encoded by the coding sequence ATGTTGAGATACTTTTGCATCATTTATGATATTGTTTTTGATGCTATAGAGCATTTTATGGAAGAAGATGGTTGGGCTATGGCTAGTCATATTTCTCTTTCCACTTTATTATCTATATTCCCATTTATATTTTTTGGTGCGAATTTAGCAGGGTTTCTAGGGGCGCATCAGTTTGTTGCTACTGTTATGGATGTTTTGTTTAGTACTTGGCCTGAAGTGATTGCAAAACCGATTACAGATGAGATTTTGCAAGTATTATCAATGCCCAAGAAAGGTTTATTTACAATTTCAGCATTGGTATCAGCTTACTTTTCTTCTAATGGCATAGAGGCATTGCGTGTCTCGCTTAATAGAGCATATCGTGTTGTTGAATTGAGATCTTGGTATGTGACACGATTGATCAGTCTTGGATATGTTCTGTTATCTGCTTTTATATTGACTATTGTAAGTTTCGTTTTTGTTAATATTCCGTTAGCTTTAGCGTATGTAAAAGAATTTTCTCCTTCATTTGGCAATTTTCTTTTAATAATTTGGAATGGAAGAGTATATGGAACGATTTTTGTTATATTTTTGGGGCTTATCTTTGTACATCTTTTTTTGCCTGCAGGAAATCGTATGATTTACAGTATACTTCCAGGGATAATTTTTACATGGATAAGTTGGCTGGTAGGAGCTTTTTTATTCGCGCATTATATTATTGCTTTTTCTAATTATTCTGCTATTTATGCAGGCCTTGCTTCTATAACTATATTTTTGGTTTTTCTTTATATTTTAGGTGTGATATTTATTTTTGGAGCTGAACTTAATGCTTCTATAATGATAAATTATTGGCGAAAAAATTATGATTATGATGATATTTGA